One Curtobacterium sp. MCLR17_007 DNA window includes the following coding sequences:
- a CDS encoding PH domain-containing protein, protein MTFRPGPTPPAPPRHGNAAAAAPLTDGEWHRLHPLTPLLRGGIFLIVVLGIVLNNLRDTLVEMVIPGGGPQEDGDPVRYVYEHGAVGWVLLGIVGFLVVLIGLFYLSWRMHEFRVTGEIVEVRSGVLFRNHRKARLDRIQGINISRPLIPRLFGTAKLEIAQAGNDANVQLAYLGAKAGDDLRQRILVLASGAQDDESGPDHPASNGLVQDRVSEFLSPELDPASVHATRIVRVRPGRLIASTLLSGTTVFILLLVVAIIVSIAVTGEYFLLVSLFPAVIGAGGYYVRKFSKSLQYTIADTRDGIRIGFGLVSTTNETLPPGRIHAVSVAQPLLWRPFGWWDIRINRATNAGNGASNNQQVSSIVLPVGTAEDVRQVLEIILPTLVGSAVVGPGASKDRMREGSAEAVDVVDDSLTTTGDQGGFRHSPRRGRWLRPLSARRNGYRFVQGAVLLRLGAVWRTLVVVPLPRVQSVKVSQGPVERLLRLASVHVQTVSGPVTATVGAIDARDAQQLWAETAERALEAAATDTSHRWRSASAPAGGQEARGAAAAPAAGPQVAGPERHGPPDRAPAPAGWGDVPPTGAVR, encoded by the coding sequence GTGACGTTCCGACCCGGGCCGACGCCGCCCGCACCCCCGCGCCACGGCAACGCGGCCGCAGCCGCGCCCCTGACCGACGGCGAGTGGCACCGGCTGCACCCGCTGACGCCGCTGCTGCGCGGTGGCATCTTCCTGATCGTGGTGCTCGGCATCGTGCTCAACAACCTGCGCGACACCCTGGTCGAGATGGTCATCCCGGGTGGCGGGCCGCAGGAGGACGGCGACCCCGTCCGGTACGTCTACGAGCACGGCGCGGTCGGGTGGGTGCTGCTCGGGATCGTCGGGTTCCTGGTCGTGCTGATCGGCCTGTTCTACCTGTCCTGGCGGATGCACGAGTTCCGGGTGACGGGCGAGATCGTCGAGGTGCGCTCGGGTGTCCTGTTCCGCAACCACCGCAAGGCCCGGCTCGACCGGATCCAGGGCATCAACATCAGCCGCCCGCTCATCCCGCGGCTGTTCGGCACCGCCAAGCTCGAGATCGCCCAGGCCGGCAACGACGCGAACGTCCAGCTCGCCTACCTCGGGGCGAAGGCCGGTGACGACCTGCGGCAGCGCATCCTGGTCCTGGCGTCCGGAGCCCAGGACGACGAGTCCGGCCCCGACCACCCCGCGTCGAACGGTCTGGTGCAGGACCGCGTCTCGGAGTTCCTGTCGCCCGAGCTCGACCCGGCGTCCGTGCACGCGACGCGCATCGTCCGGGTGCGGCCCGGCCGGCTCATCGCGTCGACACTGCTCTCCGGCACGACCGTGTTCATCCTGCTGCTCGTCGTCGCGATCATCGTCAGCATCGCGGTCACGGGCGAGTACTTCCTGCTGGTGTCCCTGTTCCCCGCGGTGATCGGCGCCGGCGGCTACTACGTCCGCAAGTTCTCCAAGTCGCTGCAGTACACGATCGCGGACACCCGCGACGGCATCCGCATCGGGTTCGGTCTGGTGTCGACGACGAACGAGACGCTGCCGCCGGGCCGCATCCACGCGGTCAGCGTCGCGCAGCCGTTGCTGTGGCGACCGTTCGGCTGGTGGGACATCCGCATCAACCGGGCGACGAACGCCGGCAACGGTGCGTCGAACAACCAGCAGGTGTCCTCGATCGTGCTGCCGGTGGGGACCGCCGAGGACGTCCGACAGGTCCTCGAGATCATCCTGCCCACGCTCGTCGGCAGCGCGGTCGTCGGACCCGGCGCCTCGAAGGACCGGATGCGCGAGGGGTCCGCCGAGGCCGTCGACGTCGTGGACGACAGCCTGACCACCACGGGTGACCAGGGCGGCTTCCGGCACTCGCCCCGCCGCGGTCGCTGGCTGCGCCCGCTGTCGGCCCGCCGGAACGGGTACCGCTTCGTGCAGGGCGCCGTGCTGCTGCGGCTCGGGGCCGTCTGGCGCACGCTGGTCGTCGTGCCGTTGCCGCGCGTGCAGAGCGTCAAGGTCTCGCAGGGTCCGGTCGAGCGCCTGCTCCGGTTGGCGTCCGTGCACGTGCAGACCGTGTCCGGTCCGGTCACGGCGACGGTGGGCGCGATCGACGCCCGCGACGCGCAGCAGCTGTGGGCCGAGACCGCCGAGCGCGCGCTCGAGGCCGCGGCCACCGACACCTCGCACCGCTGGCGGTCCGCCTCCGCACCAGCAGGCGGACAGGAGGCCCGGGGCGCTGCCGCCGCACCGGCTGCGGGACCGCAGGTGGCGGGACCGGAGCGGCACGGGCCTCCTGACCGGGCACCTGCGCCCGCCGGGTGGGGCGACGTCCCGCCCACCGGAGCCGTCCGGTGA
- a CDS encoding PH domain-containing protein — MPRERLDEHGLGLTGIDWTRVSSKLVWTELVTTVLAGVVVTAGCILIGVANGGPSDTAGLVWTLIGAAVGIATLVTAILTPRRVRAIGYALREDDFVLRKGLMWQRFTAVPYGRLQLVDVNRGPLDRMLGMSELKFVTAAASTNVRIPGIPAEHADELRDRLVELAESRRAGL, encoded by the coding sequence GACCCGGGTGTCGTCGAAGCTCGTCTGGACCGAGCTCGTCACCACCGTCCTCGCCGGTGTCGTCGTCACCGCTGGCTGCATCCTGATCGGGGTCGCGAACGGCGGTCCCTCGGACACGGCCGGACTCGTCTGGACCCTGATCGGTGCCGCGGTGGGCATCGCCACGCTGGTCACCGCGATCCTGACGCCCCGCCGGGTCCGCGCGATCGGGTACGCCCTGCGCGAGGACGACTTCGTGCTCCGCAAGGGCCTGATGTGGCAGCGCTTCACCGCGGTGCCCTACGGTCGTCTGCAGCTCGTGGACGTGAACCGCGGGCCGCTCGACCGCATGCTCGGGATGAGCGAGCTGAAGTTCGTGACGGCGGCCGCGTCGACCAACGTGCGCATCCCGGGCATCCCCGCCGAACACGCCGACGAGCTCCGGGACCGGCTGGTCGAACTCGCCGAGTCCCGCCGCGCCGGGCTCTGA
- a CDS encoding Rossmann-like and DUF2520 domain-containing protein, translated as MGRRPAHRSRPVRAGRLGVGVVGAGRVGPVLGAALANAEHAVVGITAVSETSVDRAEALLPGVPVLETPALVERSELVLLAVPDDQLVGLVQGLADAGMWQPGQLVVHTSPDHGVGILAPAMAAGAIPLAIHPAMAFTGTSIDLVRLRDAWCAVTAPSPVLPIAQALVVEMGAEPFVVAEQDRPAYADAVRAAVSFSTAIVDQSAGTLSGIGVEQPGRVLGALVRSAVDNALAAADGQSRL; from the coding sequence GTGGGGCGACGTCCCGCCCACCGGAGCCGTCCGGTGAGGGCCGGACGTCTGGGCGTCGGGGTGGTCGGAGCGGGCCGGGTCGGGCCGGTCCTCGGTGCGGCCCTGGCCAATGCCGAGCATGCCGTCGTGGGGATCACCGCGGTGTCCGAGACGAGTGTCGACCGGGCCGAGGCGCTCCTGCCCGGCGTGCCCGTCCTCGAGACGCCGGCGCTCGTCGAGCGGAGCGAACTCGTCCTGCTCGCGGTGCCGGACGACCAGCTGGTCGGCCTCGTGCAGGGGCTGGCGGACGCGGGCATGTGGCAGCCCGGGCAGCTCGTCGTGCACACGAGCCCGGACCACGGCGTCGGCATCCTCGCGCCCGCCATGGCCGCCGGCGCGATCCCGCTCGCCATCCACCCGGCGATGGCGTTCACCGGCACGAGCATCGACCTCGTCCGACTGCGTGACGCCTGGTGCGCGGTCACGGCGCCCTCGCCCGTCCTGCCCATCGCCCAGGCGCTCGTCGTCGAGATGGGGGCGGAGCCGTTCGTCGTCGCCGAGCAGGACCGTCCCGCCTACGCCGATGCCGTGCGCGCCGCCGTGAGCTTCTCGACCGCGATCGTCGACCAGTCGGCCGGCACCCTGTCCGGGATCGGTGTCGAACAGCCCGGTCGGGTGCTCGGGGCACTCGTGCGGTCGGCCGTCGACAACGCGCTCGCCGCGGCCGACGGGCAGTCGCGGCTGTAG